One Oncorhynchus kisutch isolate 150728-3 linkage group LG13, Okis_V2, whole genome shotgun sequence DNA window includes the following coding sequences:
- the LOC116353082 gene encoding transmembrane protein 275-like has product MVLSEKSSRASGPKKACRKWGLWPQSFPSPALCCACGLGIMLAGINITLVGAFTFKSFIPASNPSIVIGPLLLIVALSFFGACCMCSRRAPARDTRKAKGGESWGLMRMGAGATFEMETSERTLQDTTAVQLSPTNSPTSSHKSSNSTHRDTPALQASEDDPASRACELTTSETYNIDVTPDDQVLTAEDQALTTENQALTSDDQALTSEDQALTSEDQAMISEDQAITSEDQALTSEDQALTTEDQALTSED; this is encoded by the coding sequence ATGGTCCTTTCCGAGAAGAGCTCCAGGGCCTCGGGGCCGAAGAAAGCATGCAGAAAATGGGGCCTATGGCCCCAGAGTTTCCCCTCCCCGGCCCTGTGCTGCGCCTGTGGCCTGGGGATCATGCTGGCGGGCATCAACATCACCTTGGTGGGGGCTTTCACTTTCAAGTCCTTCATCCCCGCCAGCAACCCATCCATCGTCATTGGGCCACTGCTCCTAATAGTGGCTCTGTCCTTTTTTGGGGCATGCTGCATGTGTAGCCGACGGGCCCCGGCTCGCGATACCCGTAAGGCAAAGGGGGGCGAGAGCTGGGGGCTGATGCGGATGGGGGCCGGCGCAACGTTTGAGATGGAGACGAGCGAACGCACGCTGCAGGACACCACCGCCGTGCAGCTCAGTCCCACCAACTCCCCGACCTCCTCCCACAAGTCTAGTAACTCCACCCATAGGGACACCCCTGCACTGCAGGCTTCTGAGGATGACCCTGCCTCCAGGGCCTGCGAGCTCACCACCTCAGAGACCTATAATATAGATGTGACACCTGATGACCAGGTCTTGACCGCAGAGGACCAGGCATTGACCACTGAGAACCAGGCATTGACCTCTGATGACCAGGCATTGACCTCTGAGGACCAGGCATTGACCTCTGAGGACCAGGCAATGATCTCTGAGGACCAGGCAATAACCTCTGAGGACCAGGCATTGACCTCTGAAGACCAGGCATTGACCACTGAGGACCAGGCATTGACCTCTGAGGACTAG